A portion of the Pectobacterium brasiliense genome contains these proteins:
- a CDS encoding MIP/aquaporin family protein, with protein sequence MSQAERSTLKGQCIAEFLGTGLLIFFGVGCVAALKLAGASFGQWEISIIWGLGVAMAIYLTAAISGAHLNPAVTIALWLFACFDGRKVVPYIVAQIAGAFCAAALVYGLYYNLFVDFEQTNNMVRGSTESLNLAGIFSTYPNPHISVMQALLVETVITAILMCLILALTDDGNGIPRGPLAPLLIGILIAVIGASMGPLTGFALNPARDFGPKLFAFLAGWGNVAFTGAREIPYFLVPVFGPIIGACLGAFGYRALIGRNLPCDVCEPEAEATTRRESR encoded by the coding sequence ATGAGCCAAGCAGAACGTTCAACGCTAAAAGGCCAGTGTATCGCCGAATTTCTCGGCACTGGCCTGCTGATTTTCTTCGGTGTCGGCTGTGTCGCCGCCTTGAAACTGGCGGGAGCCAGCTTCGGACAGTGGGAGATCAGCATCATTTGGGGTCTGGGGGTTGCGATGGCAATCTATCTGACTGCTGCCATTTCCGGCGCTCACCTCAACCCAGCCGTCACTATCGCCCTGTGGCTGTTTGCCTGCTTCGATGGACGCAAAGTGGTGCCTTACATTGTGGCGCAGATTGCGGGGGCATTTTGTGCCGCCGCACTGGTCTACGGGCTGTATTACAATCTGTTTGTGGATTTTGAACAAACCAACAATATGGTGCGCGGCAGTACGGAGAGCCTGAATTTAGCGGGCATTTTCTCAACGTATCCGAACCCACACATTTCCGTCATGCAGGCGCTGCTGGTTGAAACCGTCATCACTGCCATCCTGATGTGCCTGATTCTGGCGCTGACCGACGACGGCAACGGTATCCCACGCGGGCCACTCGCTCCCCTGCTGATCGGTATTCTGATTGCTGTTATCGGTGCGTCGATGGGACCACTGACCGGCTTCGCCCTTAACCCGGCGCGTGACTTTGGTCCTAAGCTGTTCGCTTTCCTGGCGGGCTGGGGCAACGTGGCCTTCACCGGCGCACGCGAAATTCCTTACTTCCTGGTTCCTGTCTTCGGCCCCATTATCGGTGCCTGTCTGGGTGCCTTCGGTTATCGCGCACTGATTGGCCGCAATCTGCCATGCGATGTGTGTGAACCCGAGGCAGAAGCTACCACGCGTCGTGAAAGCCGTTAA
- the glpK gene encoding glycerol kinase GlpK: MNPEKKYIVAIDQGTTSSRAVVLDHDANIVSVSQREFTQIYPKAGWVEHDPMEIWATQSSTLVEVLAKADISADEVAGIGITNQRETTVVWEKESGKPIYNAIVWQCRRTAEICEKLKKDGLEEYVRNTTGLVVDPYFSGTKVKWILDHVEGSRERAKRGELLFGTIDTWLIWKMTQGRVHVTDYTNASRTMLFNIHTLEWDTRMLEALDIPREMLPEVRASSEIYGQTNIGGKGGTRIPIAGIAGDQQAALYGQLCVNPGMAKNTYGTGCFLLMNTGKEAVLSKHGLLTTIACGPRGEVNYALEGSVFVGGASIQWLRDELKLIGDSMDSEYFATKVKDSNGVYVVPAFTGLGAPYWDPYARGAIFGLTRGVNANHIIRATLESIAFQTRDVLDAMQADADTRLKALRVDGGAVANNFLMQFQSDILGTRVERPEVRESTALGAAFLAGLATGFWNDLDEVKSKATIEREFRPSIETVERNIRYSGWQKAVARARNWEDHDA, encoded by the coding sequence ATGAACCCGGAAAAAAAATACATTGTCGCAATCGATCAGGGCACAACCAGCTCCCGCGCCGTCGTACTGGATCACGATGCGAATATCGTTAGCGTTTCACAGCGTGAATTCACTCAGATCTATCCAAAAGCGGGCTGGGTAGAGCACGACCCGATGGAAATTTGGGCCACACAGAGCTCAACGCTGGTCGAAGTGCTGGCTAAAGCCGATATCAGCGCGGATGAAGTCGCGGGCATTGGTATCACCAACCAGCGTGAAACCACCGTCGTATGGGAAAAAGAGAGCGGCAAGCCGATTTATAACGCCATCGTCTGGCAGTGTCGCCGTACCGCTGAAATTTGCGAAAAGCTGAAGAAAGACGGTCTGGAAGAGTACGTGCGCAACACCACCGGTCTGGTGGTGGATCCCTACTTCTCCGGCACCAAGGTGAAATGGATTCTGGATCACGTTGAAGGCTCTCGCGAGCGCGCCAAACGCGGTGAGCTGCTGTTTGGTACCATCGATACCTGGCTGATTTGGAAAATGACGCAAGGGCGTGTTCACGTAACGGATTACACCAACGCCTCCCGTACCATGCTGTTTAACATTCATACGCTGGAATGGGACACCCGCATGCTGGAAGCGCTGGATATCCCGCGCGAAATGCTGCCAGAAGTGCGCGCGTCTTCAGAAATCTACGGCCAGACCAACATTGGTGGTAAAGGCGGCACGCGTATTCCTATCGCCGGTATCGCGGGTGACCAGCAGGCGGCGCTGTACGGCCAGCTTTGCGTCAATCCAGGCATGGCGAAAAACACCTACGGCACCGGCTGCTTCCTGCTGATGAATACCGGTAAAGAAGCGGTGCTGTCTAAACACGGCCTGCTGACCACCATCGCCTGTGGCCCACGCGGCGAAGTGAACTACGCGCTGGAAGGCTCCGTGTTCGTTGGCGGTGCCTCCATCCAATGGCTGCGTGACGAGCTGAAACTGATCGGCGACTCAATGGACTCCGAATATTTCGCGACGAAAGTGAAGGATTCTAACGGCGTTTATGTCGTCCCTGCCTTCACCGGTTTAGGTGCCCCTTATTGGGACCCGTATGCCCGTGGCGCGATCTTCGGTCTGACCCGTGGTGTGAATGCTAACCACATCATCCGTGCGACGCTGGAATCGATTGCCTTCCAGACCCGCGATGTATTGGATGCCATGCAGGCAGACGCCGATACCCGCCTGAAAGCGCTGCGTGTCGACGGCGGTGCGGTCGCCAACAACTTCCTGATGCAGTTCCAGTCCGATATTCTCGGCACGCGTGTGGAACGTCCGGAAGTACGTGAATCCACCGCGCTGGGTGCGGCTTTCCTGGCGGGCTTAGCGACGGGCTTCTGGAACGATCTGGATGAAGTGAAGAGCAAAGCGACTATTGAGCGTGAATTCCGCCCTAGCATCGAAACCGTAGAGCGTAACATTCGCTACAGCGGCTGGCAGAAAGCCGTGGCTCGTGCCCGTAACTGGGAAGATCACGACGCGTAA